The following are from one region of the Corythoichthys intestinalis isolate RoL2023-P3 chromosome 17, ASM3026506v1, whole genome shotgun sequence genome:
- the slc38a9 gene encoding neutral amino acid transporter 9 codes for MENDYRPLLSSEQAGESFSHRGSTDSLDSRAKRPFYVEHRNIVDDEPQERVSAEAAILNSRVHYYSKLTGSSDRLLSPPNHVIPRTEEIYIYSPLGTAFKMSGKDHMAKNPSIITIFAIWNTMMGTSILSIPWGIKQAGFTLGILILIFTGLLMLYCCYIVLKSPKAIPYVDTSDWEFPDVCRYYFGKFGQWSSLVFSMVSLIGAMVVYWVLMSNFLYNTGQFIYNYAHHVNMSDSDFGTNDTDNRVICPFPNTDSGGNQTFVTPYISANGNDTFDVNSFEHWWSKTNTVPFFLIILLLPLLCFKSASFFARFTFLGTISVIYLIVLVTIKAARLGFHLEFHWFDSNNFYVPEFRLLFPQLTGVLTLAFFIHNCIITLMKNNKHQENNVRDLSVAYLLVGLTYLYVGVLIFAAFPAPPLSKDCIEPNFLDNFSSGDVMVFVARTFLLFQMITVYPLLGYLVRVQMMGQLFGNHYPSFFHVLTLNVLIVAAGVLMAKFYPNIGSIIRFSGATCGLALVFVFPSLIHMISLRRQGALRWPSAVFHSFLILLGMANLMAQFFM; via the exons ATGGAGAACGATTATCGGCCTCTGCTGAGCTCAGAGCAGGCTGGAGAGAGCTTCTCGCACAGAGGCTCCACAGACTCACTGGATTCCAGAGCTAAAAG ACCTTTCTACGTGGAGCATAGAAACATCGTAGATGATGAACCGCAGGAGCGCGTGTCAGCCGAAGCTGCCATTCTCAACAGCAGGGTGCATTACTATAGCAAATTAACTGGATCTTCTGACAGGCTGCTG AGTCCGCCAAACCATGTTATTCCACGAACAGAGGAGATCTACATATACAGCCCGCTGGGAACAGCTTTTAAGATGTCAGGAAAAGACCATATGGCTAAAAACCCCAGCATTATTACCAT ATTTGCAATATGGAACACAATGATGGGCACATCCATACTCAGTATACCTTGGGGTATAAAACAG GCTGGATTCACTCTTGGGATTCTCATCCTTATTTTCACAGGCTTACTGATGCTCTACTGTTGTTACATCGTCCTTAAATCACCAAAAGCAATAC ccTATGTGGATACGTCTGACTGGGAATTTCCTGATGTTTGTCGTTACTATTTTGGCAAGTTTGGTCAGTGGTCCAGCTTGGTCTTCTCTATGGTGTCTCTGATTGGAGCCATGGTGGTGTATTGGGTGCTCATGTCCAATTTCCTCTACAACACGGGGCAGTTTATCTACA ACTATGCTCATCATGTTAACATGTCAGATTCAGACTTTGGAACCAATGACACCGATAATAGAG TAATCTGTCCTTTCCCAAACACTGACTCTGGAGGGAACCAAACTTTTGTCACACCTTACATCAGTGCCAATGGAAATGATacgtttgatgtcaactcctttGAACACTGgtggagcaaaacaaataccgtACCATTCTTTCTCATCATTCTCCTGCTGCCACTGCTTTGCTTCAAATCAGCCTCCTTCTTTGCAAGGTTCACATTCTTGG GCACCATATCAGTGATCTACCTGATTGTTCTAGTCACAATTAAAGCCGCCCGCCTTGGCTTTCATCTTGAGTTCCACTGGTTTGACAGTAACAATTTTTATGTTCCAG AATTTCGACTGCTCTTCCCTCAGCTGACAGGTGTCCTCACGCTGGCTTTCTTCATCCACAACTGTATCATTACACTAATGAAGAACAACAAGCATCAAGAGAACAAT GTACGAGACCTGTCTGTGGCTTATCTCCTTGTTGGCTTGACATACCTTTACGTGGGAGTGTTGATCTTTGCTGCTTTTCCAGCTCCTCCTCTCAGTAAAGACTGCATTGAACCA AACTTCTTAGACAATTTCTCCAGTGGTGATGTGATGGTTTTTGTGGCTCGGACCTTCCTGCTGTTCCAAATGATCACAGTCTATCCCTTGCTGGGATACCTGGTGCGAGTCCAGATGATGGGGCAGTTGTTTGGCAATCATTATCCCAG TTTCTTTCATGTCCTCACCCTGAACGTCTTGATTGTTGCAGCCGGCGTCCTTATGGCAAAGTTTTACCCCAACATCGGATCCATTATTCG GTTTTCTGGAGCAACTTGTGGCTTGGCTTTAGTGTTCGTATTCCCCTCCTTGATCCACATGATCTCCTTGAGACGACAGGGTGCCCTCCGCTGGCCGTCAGCAGTGTTTCACAGTTTTCTTATCTTGTTGGGTATGGCCAACCTGATGGCTCAGTTCTTCATGTAA